GATGTAATTTTTGTTATCTTATAATTAAGATAAATGGGAAATTTTGGTGTAGCATATGGCAACAATTTTAGTTGTAGAAGATAGCATAACCGAAGCGCAATTTATCTGTAATTCTCTTCGGGAAGTAGGACTAAATACTATTACAGTTAACACCGCAGAAGCGGCAAAAGTAATAGTTTCTCAAAAAAAGATCGATGCTATTCTATTGGATGTTGTTTTGCCTGGAGAAAGCGGGTTTGGGTTTTGTAGGAAGCTAAAAAGCGAAGATAAAACCAGCCATATACCGATTATAATTTGCTCCAGCAAAAATGGAAAAATAGATCAAACTTGGGGTTTAAAACAGGGAGCTTCTGCTTATTTAACTAAACCCTTAGATCGGGAAGAACTTCTGCAAACAGTCCAACGCTTTATCCAATCTTAAATAGCAAAAATGCAATTTCTCAGCTTCTATCTCACGCCCGAAAATAAAGCAGTACTGCCAACAGATCGGCTAGCTGAAGTGTTTAGTTTAGAGCCCAGTCACGTTACGCCTATACCCGATATGCCCGCAGGTGTTATGGGCGTTTGTAACTGGCGATCGCAAGTTTTATGGCTGGTAGATCTAGCTTATCT
This is a stretch of genomic DNA from Aerosakkonema funiforme FACHB-1375. It encodes these proteins:
- a CDS encoding response regulator, with amino-acid sequence MATILVVEDSITEAQFICNSLREVGLNTITVNTAEAAKVIVSQKKIDAILLDVVLPGESGFGFCRKLKSEDKTSHIPIIICSSKNGKIDQTWGLKQGASAYLTKPLDREELLQTVQRFIQS